One region of Oceanipulchritudo coccoides genomic DNA includes:
- a CDS encoding STAS domain-containing protein, giving the protein MSQDEPHFLVNPYDDPVIVKINGKASFINSGPVKNLFDRLVEQGKTRFVIDFQQCSGMDSTFLGILAGLGIKLMKMKPKGTVVLTRLGARNSELVRNLGLHRLLILDDGAATAADNAQLEAVGDQSDKSHLSEVENARLVLQAHENLVEIDDSNKTKFQDVISFLKNQMEEQ; this is encoded by the coding sequence ATGTCACAGGACGAACCCCATTTCCTTGTCAATCCCTACGACGATCCGGTTATTGTGAAAATCAATGGGAAGGCCTCTTTCATTAACAGCGGGCCGGTCAAGAATTTGTTCGATCGTCTGGTCGAGCAGGGGAAGACCCGGTTTGTCATTGATTTCCAGCAATGTTCAGGAATGGACAGCACATTCCTCGGTATCCTTGCCGGACTGGGAATCAAGCTGATGAAGATGAAACCCAAAGGCACGGTTGTTCTGACTCGCCTGGGTGCGCGTAACAGCGAGCTAGTGCGTAACCTTGGGCTGCATCGCCTGCTCATCCTTGATGATGGAGCGGCAACCGCTGCAGATAATGCACAACTTGAGGCGGTCGGGGATCAATCGGACAAGTCCCATCTTTCGGAAGTCGAGAACGCCCGTCTGGTTTTGCAGGCCCATGAGAATCTTGTGGAAATTGACGACTCGAACAAAACAAAGTTTCAAGACGTCATTTCCTTCCTGAAGAACCAGATGGAGGAACAGTAG